The following DNA comes from Peromyscus leucopus breed LL Stock chromosome 2, UCI_PerLeu_2.1, whole genome shotgun sequence.
cttccatctcttgcattctgttggttatacttgcatctgaagttcccgatcttttactcagattttctgtttccagcattccttctctttgtgtcttctttattttttctatttcccttttcaggtttgggctgtttcctttatttgtttcattgctttttcatgattttctttcagtactttgttgttttttttccagtactttattgttttcttccaggaatttattgttttcttccaggactttattgttttcttctaatttgtttgccctttcctttagttgtttacagcgttcttcccatttttttgtcttttcctctacacaagcctctaccttcttcatgatgttattcataaggcttttttcttcagcttcttccaatttttgatgttcaggtctagatgttggaggcaggctaagttctggtgatgctgtattgctcttcattttgttgtatgtacttctgccttgacatctgcccatctccttgtggttcgttcttggtcttatcagcacacttgattcagacagagctgacagattcaggacgtctctctctcttgtccagatgggagctctcttgtccaaatgggaacccCAGGGCATGATGGAAGCTCTTCTCTGGACCGGAAGTctagggcaggatgggagcttttgtccagacaggaagtccagggtagaatgtgtgctcttgtccagaagggaattccagatcaggatgtgagctcttgtccagatgggaagtccagggcaagatgagagccctctctggtccagaagggaagtccagggcaggatgggagctgggggccagtctctaagtcccaAGAAGTGGCTGGGGTTTCTGGCGGATGgccatgggggcagggcgtggagattgcaggggctgctgggggtggggggtgaggggggcttggagaaggggatccttcccggtggggctagaaggggaccttcctggtggccagaacctggggccaagttgggcaggtcttcccggagtggctggtgcccagggatgcagtccgggttgggcccggatactcacctctggtccagaagggtaGTCAGGGGCAGGATCAATAACTTTCTTCTTATAGAAAATATATGTATCAAATGAATAGAATAAGGAagaacttaattttcttttctctaacaCAGATTTACCCCTACCATTTAACATCTTGACTTCATATGGTACATTTATTAGACCTGAACAACTGTGGACAGATTATCATTAGttaaaatttaagtttataaTAGTGTACACTCATGTTGTACTGAGTCTTAACACCTTGTTGTATTGATGAGACAATAGTTTCTGCTCATTGGCCTTATGTTGCGTGCCTCAAAACTGAGGCTTTTTAATGCAAAATTTCATTAGCATATAATTTATACTTTTACATAGCTAATTGTTTTCAATATATTCcagataatttgttttttactCATTCAGTGCCATCCTGCTTTGGATGCTGTGTAGGGTACACCTAAAACATGCTAGTCAAAGACAAGATAAACTCTGTcattatgaaaataaacaaaaccaaaacactgaAACTGCTGATACACTTCATATTTCTTTGGTCAGGGACTCCCTTCTGTGCTGTGGAGAGGtgtcacacaaacaaacacacagatacacacacacacacacacacacacacacacacacacacacacacatacacacatctcctCTCAAACTATGGGATTTTCTTGGTCCTTATGTTCTTCTGGCACCATCCTGGTGTCTCAGCTTTGAGAGCTATCTCCTGTGAAATTACTAAAGTGCTTCCCAAACAGAAGAGTATTGTGTGCTACTTTTACCCTGTGGTTTTATCTTTTTCCATGATCAGACCCAAAAATCCtgatatttattgtgtatgtgcataatGCCATATATCTACCATTTCAGTATCATGCATAAATCTTCATCATCCTAAGATTTCCATAAACAATACCCATTtgtccctcattccctccctcaagACAAACGGTTACAGCTCTTTGTTCTCTGTCTGTGCTGCTGCTTTCTAGAATGTAACATAACTATTATCATATAAGATATGTCcattttaaactgattttttaCACATGCAAAGATTAAGGTTTACCCATGTAACTCATtactgtttaaaaattatttttttgaaaacaaagtttAGTACAATCTACTTTGGTCATATCCTCCCTcagttcctcccagatcttcTTTAGCCAGTCAACTTTATAATCTCACTTTAtgtctttctatctgtctctgtctccctctcctctgtctctctcttttactctcactcttgcttctgttttgttatctttctgtctctctcactctcaatctcttgctctctccttagcaaaaccaaaacataaaaaacaatgtgaaaacaaaaaagagacacaaaaacagaaaatcaaaagaaacaagcaaaagacaCATGTGACAATAAGAAAAAATGCAATAAAtaggaaaatcaaacaaaaagtcCTCTAAAGTTCTCTTAAAACAGTTTTGGAttgccaactactcctgggcttGGTTAATATACTCAGTGAGAttacattggagaaaactaagttttcctttCCCAATGGGTATCAACTGCAGGTAGCTTTGTTAGGGATGGGACCTCATTtccacttccccctctctgtgctgggactctGTCTGTCTTAAACCtgtgcaggttttgtgtgtgctgccccagtctctgtgagcacatATGTGGATCAGTCCTGATGTGTCAAAAAGACATTGTTTCCTTGCAGTCACCCATCACTTCTTGCTTTCAcactctttctgactcctcttcttCTTAGATCCCTGAACCTTAAGGGAGAgggctttgatgaagacatctcatttagcattgaatgttccaaagtctctcactctctgcatataaTCCAACTGTGTGTTTTTGCATTATTTCCCAactactgcaagaagaaacttctctgatgagggttgagctGGGCACTGATCTACCAGTATAGCAGTATGTTATTAGTCATCTTATTACTATACTCCTTTCACAGAACAGTAATACTGGGTTTCTCCCTGGGGCACATGACTTACCTGATCTCAGGTTCTGGACACTTTAGGAGTGTCAGGTATGGTTTCTGTGTCATGGAGTAGGtcttaaatcaaatcaaaatTAGTTGGTCACTACACTAACATTTCTGTCACTGTTGCACAAATTCTTTTAGTAACTCATAATATTTAATTGAATGAGTGAACCAGAGCTGGATTCTTCATTCACCTCTTAAAGGGCATTTTGATTGCTTCCATTTTCTTAGCAAATGGGAATAAAGAAGTTATTTTCACTTGTGtataaatttcaatatatatgTACTTTATAACTCATTTGAACTACATATGGAATTATGACTATGGAAAAAAATTATGGTAAGCCCACATCTAGTACTGTTAGAGAGTGTGCCATAGTGTCTGACATAATGCCAACAATAAATAACAGTCATATTGTCTTCATCTTTTGCCAACATTTAATGTTGTCAGTGTTTTGGATTTCAGTTATTCTAAtaattgattattattgttaatatttataaatttaataattatttgatggattattattgttttgattcAAAATATTCTAATGTCACAATATTGAgctaattttcatctttatttactGTAGAGTATCACATCTATGCCCTGCTCTACTTTACTCTACATCATGTGAAACAGTAGCTTTCAAGCTGAGTATTGCCCTGAGTGACTCGATTTCACAGTGCAACAGTTTGTTAAATTTTGAGTGTACATGCTGAGTCAGAATAACTGTGTACATTTGTGCAAATAAACTAAATTACCAAGCCAGTATGAATCACAAgggaaaaaattacaaatagCTTAATCATACAAGTAAAGAAAATAACACCTATTAAGTTATCAGGGTGGAGCAGGAACCCCAGGGCACATGGGCATATCAAAACTACATCATAAAATGCAGGCCTGTTATTGAACACACCAGACCAAAGGAGGTGGCAATTCCTTCATCTGAATCATATAAAAGTTGGAGGATTTAACGCAAAGGGGCAACAGTGCCTGCCATACTTTCATCTATAAACCTTGTGCATGCTTCACAAGACACACAGGCTGTTTATTCCCTACTGTCCCTGGAGCCTCAGTTCAGCAAAATTTGTGGTACATGACTTGGCCTACTCATTTTGCAATTTTCCCTGACCCAGACTTACATTGCCTTGATTTATCTTGAATCCAGCCTGTCTCGAAGTACCTTGGAATCTTCAATAGTTCCTTAAAATCTTCTCTAACCATATGTAGTAACACTTTCTGATTTAATATCAATTAAATAATTAgtaattaaaatactaattttaaacAAAGTGGTCTTAAGTCAAGCATGTGTAGATGCTTGAGGGGGaagatagaaaaggaaaaacagagagaatGACTTTAAGAAAAGGTGTGAATATATTTACTAATTCACACTCTTGTCTTTTGATTATTCTCCTTCACAGAAAAATTCACAGTGACTGGACTGACTAGGCCAGTCTTAACTCCATTAGGTGGAACCCTTGAACTCAGTTGTCAGTTGTCTCCACCACAACAAGCACAGCACATGGAGATTCGCTGGTTCAGAAACCATTTTACACAGCCTGTGTACCTGTACAGGAATGGTACAGACCTGCATACAAAAACTATTTCCAAGTATGTGGAGAGGACAGAACTCCTGAAAGATGCCATTGGAGAAGGAAAAGTGACCCTCAGGATCTTTAATGTGACTGTTGATGATGATGGGCCATACCGCTGCTACTTCAATGATGATAAATTCTATGAAGAGCACATCACAGAGGTCAAGGTCACAGGTAGACATGGATTCCTGAGACTGCTGTGTGCCCATGATTCAAAGTCTATGAGGGTTTAGTAGTTGGGAAATTATCAGTGTTTGACTCTTTTTGCATGGTTTGATTAGCATGATGAATTCTATACTATTAGGTTTGAATTGGATGTCATGGAagatcaaaaatgaaaattactacAGTGCAGAAAGTAGTTCTACCAGTAAACACTTTCTTCATATTCCTACATACATTGTTAGATTTCTAACATACAATCAAATTCCTTTTAGGTTGTTTTATCATCCTTTCAAATATCTCTAACAACACTTTAGTAATTTTCTAAatgaactgaatttttaaaatatgtttcttacTAAAAagatgggaggggaaggaggtaggaaggatatgggaggagttggagggaaaacataataaaaatattctatgaaaatttttaataaagaaagaataatattctTTTTACTAATAAAACGTACTTCCATTTTTTTCAAGATCAATTTACTGACTACCTAGCACTTGATTAATTTTCCtaaatctttttcaaaagattttaacTACAATCATCACTATCCTCACATATAATACTATATATGAAATATAGGCAGTTATATGGCATTTATACTACTTTACTTACTCTGAATTATTCtggatgaaaaaataaaaggagagaaggTTAAGGGTTTAAAATGAACTgaatagagctggagagatggctcagccgttaaaggctaggctcacaaccaaaaaataaaatgaactgaaTAAATCCAtaaatgtgtgcacatacatgtaggaTTCTAGACTCAGATGATTAATGTTCATCGGGTGTCATGTGTCACCTCTGTAGTATAGAGCAGAATTACACAATTGTAGCTCATTGCAATATTTCATGGTCTAATGGGACAAAAAGCTAATCATTGCTATTTTTAGTAGTCTTATGCAAACAGCAACtgtgttatcacacacacacacacacacacacacacacatacatataatgttaTTGTTATTCCAGGAACATTTTACTAGACAGAGCAGCTTTGGTACAGTATTTTAAAACTCTATTCATTCTCTTTTTATCTATACATTAGGCAAGTTTTATGTCTCAGAAAATATGCTGAAAATTTTCAGACATattcattttctctaaatttactAAATTTCAGACATATTTATTTGCTCTAATTTTTCACACTATTAATGTATTACCtattcatattaaatatattttaaatataattttaattgattctttgggaatttcacatcattcaCCCCAATCCCATTCACTTCCCAGTCCCTCTGTATCAGTCTTTCAACCTTGTAGTGTCCTCCAGACaaaggaaaattagaaaacaaacacaaaaaagaaataaaatgttaattaaaaataataatagcaacaagaaaagccaaacaagacaaaacaaataaacatacaaatactttgctcctccatcttttccaATCCCATCATCCCATCATTGGTTTTAGTGGCAATGGGAGCTACCTTGTGCCACACAGTATATCCTTTTCTACTTGCACATGTtcacaaattataaaattaccTACTgtagaaatacacaaagaatcaaGTAGTGTTCCACAGTTATGCTTATAATGAAATGCATTTTTATAATCTATTTACAGTGGTTCAAAAGTAACTAGTAactatgataaaagaaaaaaaattaaaaaaaatttttttttggttctccaagacagggtttctctgtgtagctcttggagcctatcctggaactcgctctgtagaacaggctggccttgaactcacagagatctgcctgcctctgactcccaagtgctgggaataaaggcatgtgccaccagtgcccagcCAAATTATAAATTCTATAAGGGTCAAAATCTTGATTTCTGTTCACCATAATCGAAAGACATAGGTTAATTTCTTAGACTTGGTAAACAACctaaaaatatgtttaagataaatgaataaacaaataaaacaggccTTTTGTCAGATGATTTAGTTTAGACAGGTTGCTGACTGTAAATTCCATCTGGGTCTTGTCATTTTCATGAGATTCTTATGGCAACCAGAAATGTGTAGAGTTTCGATTATTAATGTATCATTTGAAACTGGGATTAAAACTGAaaagagcttttatttttctgttatatcCTCTTCCATTTATACCTAACAatattgttttcctcttttgttttcaacTAGCCACAAGCTCAGACATACAGATTCTTATGCATTCCCCTAATACCAAAGGTGTGATGTTGGAGTGTCATTCAGGAGGTTGGTTCCCACAGCCTAATATGGAATGGAGAGACAGCAAAGGAGAGGTCATTCCAGCAACATCAAAATCCCATTCACGGGATGGAAACAAACTGTTCAACATGACAATGGCTCTTTTTATTGAAGCCAATTCCCACAGGAATGTCACTTGCTATCTTCAAAATCGTCTAACTCACCAAGAAGAAAGTATAATTATCATCCTATCAGGTAAAATGTGTGTTTGTTCTTCAGTAAGAGCCATTGTCACACATACTTATCATTCACTTCTTCCTTGACTTGGTTCTCAAGGCCTTACTTTCCCCTGACCTTACTCATTACTTAGGTTGACTCTCTTAATTTCTTtgacatatttattttctcactCTATAGTCTTAACTAttatagtttgcttttctgtcacTAAGATAAAACATCATGTTCATAAGCAAGTTGGGGTTGGGGAATAGTCTGTTTGGATTACACTTCTACATCTTagttcatcatcaagggaagccagaggaggagcttaaagtaggaacttggaggcaggaactgaagtagagaccacagaggaacactgttcACTGGCTTGTTCACAATGCTCCCACTGCTTTCCTATAAAATCCAGAAACACCTGAtgaaggatggcaccacccacctcCAGAGGCCTGGGTCCTACCAAATcaataatcaatcaagaaaatgtgggCACTCATGATCACAGGCCAGTCagatggaagcaattcctcagttgggatttcttcttccctgttgactctagtttgtgtcaagtcaaCAAAACTAACTGGCATATTGACATGAAAGTTTCCAAAGCATAGAGTTTTGAGACCttactctcttctgacttccttttaTCTCATGGATTTCAGTACTGCCACATTCCTTAAGTtatatctcctctctcctctgctctcatCTGAAAACC
Coding sequences within:
- the LOC114707428 gene encoding selection and upkeep of intraepithelial T-cells protein 2-like isoform X2, yielding MGATKVLLVTSCVVLYLHQIVALSSEKFTVTGLTRPVLTPLGGTLELSCQLSPPQQAQHMEIRWFRNHFTQPVYLYRNGTDLHTKTISKYVERTELLKDAIGEGKVTLRIFNVTVDDDGPYRCYFNDDKFYEEHITEVKVTATSSDIQILMHSPNTKGVMLECHSGGWFPQPNMEWRDSKGEVIPATSKSHSRDGNKLFNMTMALFIEANSHRNVTCYLQNRLTHQEESIIIILSGELFSWRSIWMWILSIIALVLVPFLLTSCVQQRLTCALNLRSTTSPSKSPPMDAVFPSRSCSVINSPWKKSAILFVISMVAIIGVILILHLKPRVPVSDPHFELDTLWLEDISVILYVMIVFIIKLVSIIYFRLQENEQSSQWHLLQCIQSRQHPREGERGEGVGERRRRRKRKRRRSSQ